From Bradysia coprophila strain Holo2 chromosome IV unlocalized genomic scaffold, BU_Bcop_v1 contig_5, whole genome shotgun sequence, one genomic window encodes:
- the LOC119071580 gene encoding ras suppressor protein 1 isoform X1 — MSSAPVSCLPVNSKMSKAKKAIDEARDSQNRELDLVDKNVSSFDEMSGLLNMLNVTRITLSHNKINILPPGIANLINLEILNLANNHIEELPVSLSSMPKLRILNVSINRLNTLPRGFGAFPVLEVLDVSYNNLNEHTLPGNFFMMETLRALYLGDNDFEHLPREIGNLKNLQILGIRDNDLLDIPREIGELVRLRELHIQNNRLTVLPPEIANLDLLGNKSVLKMEENEWVQPIAEQYLLGISHVLDYIKTEAYRILYNRQSSDGKSGPVPPKADKSKKASRQR; from the exons ATGAGTTCAGCGCCAGTGTCATGTTTGCCAGTGAACAGTAAAATGTCTAAGGCTAAGAAAGCGATTGATGAAGCAAGGGATTCTCAGAATCGAGAACTGGATTTGGTTGATAAAAATGTATCATCCTTTGACGAAATGTCGGGACTGC TGAATATGCTAAACGTAACTCGAATAACACTAAgtcacaacaaaataaatatcctTCCGCCGGGCATAGCCAATCTCATCAATTTGGAAATCTTAAATTTGGCCAACAATCACATTGAAGAGCTTCCAGTTTCGTTGTCTTCGATGCCAAAATTGAGAATCCTCAACGTATCCATCAACAGACTGAATACATTACCCAGAGGATTTGGAGCATTTCCGGTGTTGGAGGTGCTGGACGTGTCGTACAACAATCTGAATGAACACACACTACCCGGCAACTTTTTCATGATGG AAACTCTGCGTGCTCTGTATTTGGGTGACAACGACTTTGAGCATTTGCCGAGAGAGATTGGGAATCTAAAAAATTTACAGATC ctCGGAATCAGAGACAACGATCTCCTTGATATACCACGTGAAATCGGCGAACTCGTTCGTTTGAGAGAActtcacattcaaaataatcgTTTGACGGTGCTACCACCAGAAATTG cgAACCTCGATTTGCTGGGCAATAAGTCGGTCCTGAAAATGGAGGAAAATGAATGGGTTCAGCCAATTGCAGAGCAATATTTATTAGGCATCAGTCACGTTCTGGACTACATCAAAACGGAAGCGTACAGGAT TCTCTACAATCGACAAAGCAGCGACGGAAAATCTGGACCAGTACCGCCTAAAGCTGACAAAAGCAAGAAAGCATCTCGCCAGCGTTAG
- the LOC119071580 gene encoding ras suppressor protein 1 isoform X2 → MLNVTRITLSHNKINILPPGIANLINLEILNLANNHIEELPVSLSSMPKLRILNVSINRLNTLPRGFGAFPVLEVLDVSYNNLNEHTLPGNFFMMETLRALYLGDNDFEHLPREIGNLKNLQILGIRDNDLLDIPREIGELVRLRELHIQNNRLTVLPPEIANLDLLGNKSVLKMEENEWVQPIAEQYLLGISHVLDYIKTEAYRILYNRQSSDGKSGPVPPKADKSKKASRQR, encoded by the exons ATGCTAAACGTAACTCGAATAACACTAAgtcacaacaaaataaatatcctTCCGCCGGGCATAGCCAATCTCATCAATTTGGAAATCTTAAATTTGGCCAACAATCACATTGAAGAGCTTCCAGTTTCGTTGTCTTCGATGCCAAAATTGAGAATCCTCAACGTATCCATCAACAGACTGAATACATTACCCAGAGGATTTGGAGCATTTCCGGTGTTGGAGGTGCTGGACGTGTCGTACAACAATCTGAATGAACACACACTACCCGGCAACTTTTTCATGATGG AAACTCTGCGTGCTCTGTATTTGGGTGACAACGACTTTGAGCATTTGCCGAGAGAGATTGGGAATCTAAAAAATTTACAGATC ctCGGAATCAGAGACAACGATCTCCTTGATATACCACGTGAAATCGGCGAACTCGTTCGTTTGAGAGAActtcacattcaaaataatcgTTTGACGGTGCTACCACCAGAAATTG cgAACCTCGATTTGCTGGGCAATAAGTCGGTCCTGAAAATGGAGGAAAATGAATGGGTTCAGCCAATTGCAGAGCAATATTTATTAGGCATCAGTCACGTTCTGGACTACATCAAAACGGAAGCGTACAGGAT TCTCTACAATCGACAAAGCAGCGACGGAAAATCTGGACCAGTACCGCCTAAAGCTGACAAAAGCAAGAAAGCATCTCGCCAGCGTTAG